One Bacteroidota bacterium DNA window includes the following coding sequences:
- a CDS encoding FAD-dependent oxidoreductase → MYKIDKHPIIDVKACESVKFLLEGKEIIGEKGFTIAAALHQAGYPVHSHSLQNRERSLECGIGKCGACEMLVDGQIKRICITKVDHVKEVREIPKDFQPFQTTVQNKEAVKVYKTSVVIIGAGPAGLAAREELNKYDIENIVIDNNDKIGGQFLMQTHQFFFFEKEKKFGGMRGFEIAETLAGEKLDGIFLDSTVWDILEGKRVAVKNISTDEIYYVDAEHLVIATGAVPFMPTFENDDLPGVYTAAVVQKMMNSELTLLGKNVLTVGAGNIGYLTSYQLMQAGARVKAIIEAQPNEGGFPVQANRVRRLGIPVMLSKILIKAIPNEDHTGIKGAVVADCENFTPIPGTEQIIDGIDAINICTGLVSDDQLLIKGNEIFGRDCHGAGDAIRIGEGTSAVLRGKQVAFEILQAMNIRFNYDEYLSLSKEYIDSQQHPIRITEKPYFPTDERLEEKPFVLIDCLYGFACNPCEFACPHGAITKTSTSTTPQLDFDKCIGCMQCVYQCPGLAIFGYNLKKDWLFLPIEYEATEGEEVFLVNNNGEKLGEGKIEKILKKPNKTNIARVKSNNLRGKELTEVRGFIVMDNYPEKVITKESEAVESETYVCHCDDVTLEEILNVIGDRKFISVDEIKHTTRLGMGACRGKRCIPRLKQSIRKYGITIVGDATPRGPLSNQVTLGDLYPSNQKEKVLVCDHKKEVKKVIVEALVAGGGIGGSALFRYLAENGKKPVLINYGRGASWRNIAGGRPNFSVPELSDIAVHNLEIFKELQRIKNVDFLPIDYVTFAHDEAMYKALVASMAWSDGEMIEPKDFSKRISPYINPKLDKYKSALITHNCWQATPGRVVDLIRQIGIKNGGEVKEDCKLINIEKTGNTFKVLVQDHDKTYIEFETEVFINALGPDGDKFAKQLGIATGIYPVKHQAFITRRLPMMGNNNIPLPMIIDRRNYKGFTAVYGQQLAETGQIIGCASPGIEAMETDKDVKFNSKEFIEIVSEVFTDWIPELSSVGFQAIWAGYYVEPRMVIDPELGLFIGLRGQGFMLGQHLAKIYVEKLLGKAVPAYFDRLKLNEDGLLEKAFK, encoded by the coding sequence ATGTATAAAATAGATAAACATCCGATTATAGATGTTAAAGCATGCGAATCAGTAAAATTCTTATTAGAAGGAAAAGAAATTATAGGTGAAAAGGGTTTTACCATTGCGGCTGCTCTTCATCAGGCCGGGTATCCGGTGCATAGCCATAGTTTGCAAAACCGTGAGCGAAGCCTTGAGTGCGGAATCGGAAAATGTGGTGCATGTGAAATGTTAGTTGATGGACAAATTAAACGTATATGTATTACAAAGGTTGATCATGTTAAAGAAGTCAGAGAAATTCCTAAAGATTTTCAACCATTTCAAACAACTGTTCAAAATAAAGAGGCGGTAAAAGTATATAAAACCAGTGTGGTTATAATCGGAGCGGGTCCGGCCGGATTAGCTGCTCGTGAAGAATTGAACAAATATGATATCGAAAATATCGTAATCGATAATAATGATAAAATTGGCGGTCAATTTTTAATGCAAACACATCAATTTTTCTTCTTTGAAAAAGAAAAGAAATTCGGAGGCATGCGGGGTTTTGAAATCGCGGAGACCTTAGCAGGTGAAAAACTGGATGGTATTTTTCTGGATTCAACGGTTTGGGATATCTTGGAAGGCAAGAGGGTTGCAGTGAAAAACATAAGTACAGATGAAATTTATTATGTTGATGCGGAACATTTGGTGATTGCTACAGGAGCTGTTCCTTTTATGCCAACGTTTGAAAACGATGATTTACCGGGTGTTTACACAGCGGCTGTTGTTCAAAAAATGATGAATAGCGAATTGACATTATTGGGTAAAAACGTACTGACTGTTGGAGCCGGTAATATCGGATATTTGACATCCTACCAGCTAATGCAAGCTGGTGCTCGTGTTAAGGCCATTATTGAAGCACAACCCAACGAAGGTGGATTTCCTGTTCAGGCAAATCGTGTTCGTCGTTTAGGGATACCGGTCATGTTATCAAAAATATTAATTAAAGCTATTCCGAATGAAGATCATACCGGCATTAAAGGGGCCGTGGTGGCCGATTGTGAAAACTTTACTCCAATTCCGGGAACAGAACAAATCATCGATGGGATTGATGCAATAAATATTTGCACGGGTTTGGTTTCTGATGATCAATTGTTAATCAAAGGAAATGAAATTTTTGGAAGGGACTGTCACGGTGCAGGTGATGCAATTCGAATTGGGGAAGGCACCAGTGCTGTATTACGAGGGAAACAAGTCGCTTTTGAAATCCTTCAGGCAATGAACATCCGTTTCAATTACGATGAATATTTAAGCTTATCAAAAGAATATATTGACTCACAACAGCACCCGATCAGAATCACTGAAAAACCCTATTTCCCAACGGATGAAAGACTTGAAGAAAAACCCTTTGTTTTGATCGATTGCCTGTATGGATTTGCATGTAATCCCTGCGAATTTGCATGCCCCCATGGTGCAATTACAAAAACTTCAACAAGTACCACGCCTCAGCTCGACTTTGATAAATGCATTGGTTGCATGCAATGTGTTTATCAATGTCCCGGATTGGCAATTTTTGGATATAACCTGAAAAAAGACTGGCTCTTTCTTCCAATTGAGTATGAAGCAACTGAAGGTGAAGAAGTATTTTTGGTAAATAACAATGGTGAAAAATTGGGTGAGGGCAAAATCGAAAAAATATTAAAGAAGCCGAATAAAACCAATATAGCCAGGGTAAAATCGAACAATTTAAGAGGAAAAGAACTTACCGAAGTTCGCGGTTTTATCGTAATGGATAATTATCCTGAAAAGGTAATTACGAAAGAATCGGAAGCTGTTGAATCTGAAACCTATGTTTGTCACTGTGATGATGTAACCCTGGAAGAAATACTTAATGTTATCGGCGACCGTAAATTTATTTCCGTTGATGAAATTAAACATACCACGCGTTTGGGAATGGGTGCTTGTCGAGGTAAACGTTGTATTCCGCGTTTAAAACAAAGTATTCGCAAATATGGGATTACGATCGTAGGAGATGCAACACCACGCGGACCCTTATCAAACCAGGTAACTTTAGGTGATCTTTATCCAAGTAATCAAAAAGAAAAAGTGCTTGTTTGTGATCATAAAAAAGAAGTAAAAAAAGTAATAGTTGAAGCATTGGTTGCCGGAGGAGGAATAGGTGGAAGTGCTTTATTCCGTTACTTGGCAGAAAATGGCAAAAAACCGGTTTTGATCAATTATGGCAGGGGAGCATCCTGGAGGAATATTGCAGGTGGACGGCCTAATTTTAGTGTTCCAGAATTGTCAGATATCGCAGTTCATAACCTTGAAATTTTCAAAGAATTACAAAGAATTAAAAATGTAGATTTTCTTCCTATCGATTATGTGACCTTTGCTCATGATGAAGCTATGTACAAAGCCCTTGTAGCATCAATGGCCTGGTCGGATGGTGAAATGATCGAGCCTAAAGATTTTTCAAAAAGGATATCTCCTTATATAAATCCTAAATTGGATAAATATAAATCTGCTTTAATTACGCATAATTGTTGGCAGGCCACTCCGGGGCGGGTAGTGGACCTCATTCGCCAAATCGGTATAAAAAATGGAGGCGAGGTTAAGGAAGATTGCAAATTAATCAATATTGAAAAAACAGGCAATACCTTTAAAGTTTTGGTACAGGATCATGACAAAACCTATATTGAATTTGAAACAGAGGTCTTCATTAATGCACTGGGGCCTGATGGTGATAAGTTTGCCAAACAATTGGGCATTGCAACCGGAATTTATCCGGTAAAACACCAGGCGTTTATTACGCGTCGATTACCAATGATGGGAAACAATAATATTCCACTACCAATGATTATTGACCGCAGAAACTATAAAGGATTTACAGCTGTTTATGGTCAGCAATTAGCCGAAACAGGTCAAATTATCGGCTGTGCATCTCCGGGTATCGAAGCCATGGAAACAGATAAGGATGTTAAATTCAATTCTAAAGAATTTATCGAAATAGTGTCCGAGGTATTTACAGATTGGATTCCCGAATTGTCATCCGTTGGATTTCAGGCCATTTGGGCCGGTTATTATGTTGAACCACGCATGGTGATCGACCCTGAACTTGGTTTATTTATTGGATTACGTGGACAAGGTTTTATGCTTGGTCAGCATTTAGCTAAAATATACGTTGAGAAACTTTTAGGAAAAGCAGTTCCTGCTTATTTTGATCGACTGAAATTAAATGAAGATGGATTATTGGAAAAAGCATTTAAGTAG
- a CDS encoding DUF177 domain-containing protein, whose translation MSYLKDFIIPFEGLGIGNHEFVFDVNQLFFEEIAYSEFKNGAVRVKLDLEKQDNMLILLFNISGVVKVLCDRCAEEFNYPIQGDQQLLVQFGDQFVEESEDLIIIPRGDYEINLAPYIYEYICLLLPIQRIHPDDKSGKSMCNAEMLKKLNELSFNIKQDDPRWDVLKKLKKN comes from the coding sequence GTGAGTTACTTAAAGGATTTTATTATTCCTTTTGAAGGATTGGGCATCGGAAATCATGAGTTTGTTTTCGATGTAAATCAGTTGTTCTTTGAAGAAATAGCGTATTCAGAATTTAAAAATGGTGCTGTAAGGGTTAAACTTGACTTAGAGAAGCAGGATAATATGCTTATTCTACTATTTAATATTAGTGGCGTGGTTAAGGTATTATGTGATCGTTGTGCTGAGGAATTTAATTATCCAATTCAGGGCGATCAACAATTACTGGTTCAATTTGGTGATCAATTTGTTGAAGAAAGCGAAGATTTGATAATCATTCCGAGAGGTGATTATGAAATTAATCTCGCACCTTATATTTATGAATACATTTGTTTATTGCTTCCAATACAAAGAATACATCCTGATGATAAATCAGGAAAATCAATGTGTAATGCTGAAATGTTGAAAAAATTAAATGAATTATCCTTCAATATAAAGCAAGATGATCCCAGATGGGATGTTTTGAAAAAACTAAAGAAAAATTAA
- the rpmF gene encoding 50S ribosomal protein L32: MAHPKRKISKTRRDKRRTHYKAVAPTIAICSNCGTSVLYHRVCSACGYYKGKLAIEKAGVE; the protein is encoded by the coding sequence ATGGCACATCCAAAACGTAAGATTTCAAAAACCAGAAGAGATAAAAGAAGAACTCATTATAAAGCTGTAGCTCCTACTATTGCTATTTGTTCTAATTGTGGTACCTCTGTATTATATCATCGTGTTTGTTCAGCTTGTGGTTATTACAAGGGTAAATTAGCTATTGAAAAAGCCGGAGTAGAATAA
- the plsX gene encoding phosphate acyltransferase PlsX, translating to MRIGLDVMGGDFAPKATIAGAVMAKTELGTSDQIVLIGDEKKIYQQLKEENTDPKDFHIIHAAEEITMGEHPLKAFKTKPNSSINIGFGLLKAKEIDAFSGAGNSGAMVVGATYALKPITGVIRPCGAAILPKQNGGITILLDIGTNPDPKPDVMYQFGILGSIYAEFVYGVKNPKIGLLNIGEEEEKGNLLSQSAHQLMKDTNDFNFIGNVEGRDLLNDKADVIVCDGFTGNVVLKQLESMYRVLLKRGLIDDYTKRFNYENTGGSPILGINSSVVMGHGISSPIAIKNMLLLSKDISYSDLYEKIAQTLNK from the coding sequence ATGAGAATAGGATTAGATGTAATGGGTGGTGATTTTGCTCCAAAGGCTACTATTGCCGGAGCCGTCATGGCTAAGACGGAGCTTGGTACATCTGACCAGATTGTTTTGATTGGTGATGAGAAAAAAATCTATCAACAGCTTAAAGAAGAAAATACAGATCCTAAAGATTTTCATATTATACATGCTGCTGAAGAGATTACAATGGGTGAGCATCCATTAAAAGCGTTTAAAACAAAACCAAATTCAAGCATAAATATAGGTTTCGGTCTTTTAAAAGCAAAAGAAATTGATGCTTTTTCAGGAGCAGGAAATAGTGGTGCAATGGTGGTGGGTGCAACCTATGCGCTTAAGCCGATTACTGGCGTAATTCGTCCATGTGGTGCTGCTATTCTTCCAAAGCAAAATGGCGGAATTACCATTCTTTTGGATATTGGAACTAATCCGGATCCTAAACCGGATGTGATGTATCAGTTTGGTATCTTGGGTTCAATTTATGCCGAGTTTGTTTATGGCGTAAAGAATCCAAAGATTGGTTTGCTGAATATAGGCGAAGAAGAAGAAAAAGGAAACTTATTATCCCAATCAGCTCATCAATTGATGAAGGATACCAATGATTTCAATTTTATTGGAAATGTTGAAGGTCGCGATTTGTTAAATGATAAGGCTGATGTTATTGTCTGTGATGGGTTTACCGGAAATGTAGTGCTAAAACAGTTGGAATCAATGTATCGCGTTTTATTGAAACGTGGGTTAATTGATGATTATACAAAAAGATTTAATTACGAAAATACTGGCGGAAGCCCTATTCTAGGGATCAATTCTTCCGTAGTTATGGGTCATGGTATTTCCAGCCCGATTGCAATCAAAAACATGTTACTGCTTTCAAAGGATATCTCCTATTCTGATTTATATGAAAAAATAGCTCAGACATTGAATAAATAA
- the atpC gene encoding ATP synthase F1 subunit epsilon: MIIEIITPDRIIFSGTASLVQLPGIDGLFEILNNHAPLISVLKKGKVKIKNDKDQIEFFEIKGGVVEVLKNKILILAE, encoded by the coding sequence ATGATCATTGAAATTATAACCCCCGATAGGATCATATTTTCAGGAACTGCCTCTTTGGTTCAGTTACCCGGAATTGATGGCTTATTTGAGATTTTGAACAATCACGCCCCATTGATTTCTGTGCTAAAAAAAGGAAAAGTTAAAATCAAAAATGATAAAGATCAGATTGAATTTTTTGAAATTAAAGGTGGGGTAGTTGAAGTGTTAAAGAATAAAATCCTAATACTGGCTGAATAA
- the atpD gene encoding F0F1 ATP synthase subunit beta — MEKKSVGRISQIIGPVIDVTFDQDDTLPNIYDALEVTNKDGNIIVLEAQQDTGENTIRTVAMDSTDGLSRGMEVIATGIPISMPIGDKINGRVFNVIGEPIDGLGAVSKERTYPIHNDPPKFENLTTQQEILYTGIKVIDLIEPYSKGGKIGLFGGAGVGKTVVIQELINNIAKQYSGFSVFAGVGERTREGNDLLREMIESGLVKYGDEFKKSMEEGGWDLSKVDKDELKKSLLTMVFGQMNEPPGARARVALSGLTLAEYYRDGDEKSGGRDILFFIDNIFRFTQAGSEVSALLGRMPSAVGYQPTLATEMGIMQERITSTKRGSITSVQAVYVPADDLTDPAPATTFAHLDATTVLSRKISELGIYPAVDPLDSTSRILSPDVVGEEHYNTAQRVIETLQRYKELQDIIAILGMDELSEEDKLVVHRARRVQRFLSQPFHVAEQFTGVPGVVVSIEDTIKGFNMIMDGEVDEYPEAAFNMVGTIEEAIEKGKKLIADSKN; from the coding sequence ATGGAGAAAAAAAGTGTAGGTAGAATATCTCAGATTATAGGACCTGTTATCGATGTTACCTTCGATCAAGATGATACTTTGCCCAATATTTACGATGCGCTTGAAGTAACAAACAAAGATGGAAATATCATTGTTTTAGAAGCCCAACAAGATACCGGAGAAAATACAATTAGAACCGTTGCCATGGATTCAACTGATGGTTTAAGTCGTGGAATGGAAGTCATTGCAACAGGGATCCCGATTTCAATGCCCATTGGTGATAAAATTAATGGACGGGTTTTTAATGTGATTGGCGAACCCATTGATGGACTTGGTGCCGTTTCAAAAGAGCGTACCTACCCCATACACAATGATCCTCCAAAATTCGAAAATCTTACTACCCAACAGGAAATTTTATATACCGGAATCAAAGTTATTGATTTGATCGAGCCTTATTCAAAAGGTGGTAAAATTGGTTTGTTTGGTGGAGCTGGTGTTGGTAAAACTGTTGTTATTCAGGAACTCATTAATAACATCGCTAAACAATATTCGGGATTTTCTGTGTTTGCAGGTGTGGGTGAACGAACACGTGAAGGGAATGACTTGTTGCGCGAGATGATCGAATCGGGACTTGTAAAATACGGTGACGAATTCAAAAAAAGCATGGAAGAAGGCGGATGGGACCTTTCAAAAGTCGATAAAGATGAACTGAAAAAATCTTTGTTAACGATGGTTTTCGGACAGATGAACGAACCTCCGGGAGCCCGTGCCAGAGTTGCCCTTTCAGGATTAACCCTTGCTGAATATTATCGCGATGGTGATGAAAAATCAGGTGGTCGTGATATTTTATTTTTCATTGATAATATTTTCCGTTTTACCCAGGCAGGATCTGAAGTATCGGCTTTACTCGGCCGTATGCCTTCGGCTGTAGGTTACCAGCCTACCTTAGCTACCGAGATGGGGATCATGCAAGAAAGGATTACTTCAACCAAACGAGGATCTATTACTTCCGTTCAGGCCGTTTACGTGCCTGCTGACGATTTAACCGACCCCGCTCCTGCTACAACTTTTGCCCACCTTGATGCAACTACTGTATTAAGCCGTAAAATATCGGAACTTGGAATTTATCCGGCTGTTGATCCACTGGATTCAACTTCTCGTATTTTATCTCCCGATGTAGTTGGTGAAGAGCATTACAATACGGCACAGCGCGTAATTGAAACCCTGCAACGTTATAAAGAATTACAGGATATCATTGCCATTTTAGGTATGGATGAACTTTCGGAAGAAGATAAGTTGGTTGTTCACCGTGCACGTCGTGTTCAGCGATTTTTATCCCAACCATTCCATGTGGCAGAACAATTTACCGGAGTGCCCGGAGTGGTTGTTTCGATTGAAGATACCATTAAAGGGTTTAATATGATCATGGACGGTGAAGTTGATGAATATCCCGAAGCTGCATTTAATATGGTGGGAACCATTGAAGAGGCTATTGAAAAAGGTAAAAAATTAATTGCCGACAGTAAGAATTAA
- a CDS encoding lipoprotein signal peptidase: MLKKALFIIIPIIIIDQIFKIWIKTHMHIGEEIKVLGNWFIIHFIENNGMAFGMEFAGETGKVILTVFRIIAVGALGWYIKHLINKKAGFGLIASISLILTGALGNILDSVFYGVIFSESTYYNVAAFMPEGGGYSSFLHGKVVDMLYFPVIHTFYPDWVPYLGGKDFIFFRPVFNIADSAITIGVLSLILFQRNVFAKKVKPIEGEIEENQAINP, encoded by the coding sequence ATTTTGAAAAAAGCGTTATTCATTATCATACCGATTATCATCATTGATCAGATTTTTAAAATTTGGATAAAAACCCATATGCACATAGGTGAAGAAATTAAGGTGTTGGGTAATTGGTTTATTATACATTTTATTGAGAACAATGGAATGGCTTTTGGGATGGAGTTTGCAGGAGAAACCGGCAAAGTCATTCTAACCGTTTTCCGAATTATTGCAGTTGGAGCCCTTGGGTGGTATATAAAACATCTGATCAATAAAAAAGCCGGTTTTGGACTCATCGCCAGTATTTCATTGATTTTAACAGGTGCACTTGGAAATATCCTCGACAGTGTTTTTTATGGTGTAATTTTTTCGGAGAGTACCTATTATAACGTGGCAGCATTTATGCCCGAAGGAGGAGGTTATTCAAGTTTTTTACACGGAAAAGTTGTTGACATGCTTTACTTCCCTGTTATTCATACCTTTTATCCCGACTGGGTTCCTTATTTAGGAGGAAAAGATTTCATTTTTTTCAGGCCCGTATTTAATATTGCCGATTCAGCCATTACAATTGGAGTATTAAGCTTGATTCTGTTTCAACGAAATGTTTTTGCAAAGAAAGTCAAACCTATTGAAGGGGAAATAGAAGAAAATCAAGCGATAAACCCATAA
- a CDS encoding TraR/DksA family transcriptional regulator: protein MEKQAAKDDVKKTRYSDEELEEFKDLILAKLVKARKDFELLTEAYTNKNENGTNDTSPVFKVLEEGHNVLSKEENSRMAGRQEKFINNLENALIRIENKTYGICRVTGKLIAKERLRSVPHATLSMDAKLNQNN, encoded by the coding sequence ATGGAAAAGCAAGCAGCAAAGGACGACGTAAAGAAAACCAGATATTCTGATGAGGAATTAGAGGAATTCAAGGATTTGATTTTGGCAAAACTGGTAAAAGCAAGAAAAGATTTCGAGTTGCTTACGGAAGCTTATACTAACAAGAACGAGAATGGCACCAATGATACCTCTCCCGTATTCAAAGTATTGGAAGAAGGTCATAATGTATTGTCAAAAGAAGAAAACAGCCGAATGGCAGGTCGTCAGGAAAAATTCATCAACAATCTTGAAAATGCACTCATCCGTATCGAAAATAAAACTTATGGAATATGCAGGGTTACCGGAAAATTAATTGCAAAAGAAAGGCTTAGGAGTGTTCCTCACGCCACTTTAAGCATGGATGCAAAACTCAATCAAAACAACTAA